A section of the Candidatus Tanganyikabacteria bacterium genome encodes:
- a CDS encoding rhodanese-like domain-containing protein encodes MPAKEVEALLAAGATVVDVRTPAEFRQRAYPGAINIPLSDLPARLAEIPRDRPVVLYCASGARSGAAAGILRGAGYESAVNAGGLWNMPN; translated from the coding sequence ATGCCCGCCAAGGAGGTCGAGGCCCTGCTGGCGGCCGGCGCGACGGTCGTGGACGTCCGCACGCCCGCGGAGTTCCGGCAGCGCGCCTATCCGGGGGCGATCAACATCCCGCTGAGCGACCTGCCGGCGCGCCTGGCCGAGATCCCCCGCGACCGGCCCGTGGTGCTGTACTGCGCATCGGGCGCCCGGAGCGGCGCCGCGGCGGGAATCCTCCGCGGCGCGGGCTACGAGTCGGCCGTCAACGCCGGCGGCCTGTGGAACATGCCGAATTGA